A DNA window from Melanotaenia boesemani isolate fMelBoe1 chromosome 6, fMelBoe1.pri, whole genome shotgun sequence contains the following coding sequences:
- the LOC121641441 gene encoding sialic acid-binding Ig-like lectin 15 isoform X2, with protein sequence MWQQALCFPLSLILTVTVSVGWKMRVSPVVTVSRGEDAVLTCSLTTGKMGYSGKITVKWMARQTNTPPFFQCSVKNDSLEEPNPCAASGLKYSLAGDPRHGELSLLIRKVELSDNGTFFCRVEAENNVRWMANYLEEKTDLYVTAQPQIASLSVVNTPCSSAPWRLQCEAEGHPLPHIVWLSASGLLEDQDETWEYGPYQRISCIPYLEEEQVFTCRAENSWGHAERSFPEKTDHLMLILTICGVVVVMLSAGILVYCLKRNRGRWDSDSPADGGQELQPVYSDVSCSFYTVYTYVKTPQ encoded by the exons ATGTGGCAGCAGGCTCTGTGTTTCCCTCTCTCACTGATCCTCACAG TGACGGTGTCTGTTGGCTGGAAGATGAGGGTCTCTCCGGTGGTCACTGTCTCCAGAGGAGAAGACGCTGTCCTCACCTGCTCCCTCACAACTGGAAAAATGGGATATTCAGGGAAGATCACGGTGAAATGGATGGCCAGACAGACGAACACTCCTCCTTTCTTTCAGTGTTCGGTGAAAAATGACTCGCTGGAGGAACCGAATCCGTGTGCAGCTTCTGGGTTAAAATATTCCCTGGCCGGAGACCCTCGGCATGGGGAGCTGTCGCTGCTCATCAGGAAAGTGGAGCTGTCAGACAACGGCACTTTCTTCTGTCGAGTGGAGGCGGAGAACAATGTCAGGTGGATGGCAAATTATTTAGAAGAAAAGACAGATCTTTATGTTACAG CTCAGCCTCAGATCGCCAGCCTCTCCGTCGTGAACACCCCCTGCAGCAGCGCCCCCTGGAGGCTGCAGTGTGAAGCCGAAGGCCACCCGCTACCTCACATCGTGTGGCTGTCAGCCTCCGGGCTCCTGGAGGACCAGGATGAGACCTGGGAGTACGGACCGTACCAACGGATCAGCTGCATCCCGTacctggaggaggagcaggtgtTTACCTGCCGGGCGGAGAACAGCTGGGGTCATGCAGAGAGGAGCTTTCCAGAGAAGACTGATCATCTGATGCTCATTCTGACGATCTGTGGCGTCGTCGTGGTGATGCTGTCGGCTGGGATCCTGGTTTACTGCCTCA AGCGAAATCGTGGCCGGTGGGACTCAGACTCTCCGGCTGATGGAGGACAGGAGCTCCAGCCGGTTTACTCAGATGTCAGCTGCTCCTTCT ACACCGTGTACACTTACGTGAAAACCCCGCAGTGA
- the LOC121641441 gene encoding sialic acid-binding Ig-like lectin 15 isoform X1, whose translation MWQQALCFPLSLILTVTVSVGWKMRVSPVVTVSRGEDAVLTCSLTTGKMGYSGKITVKWMARQTNTPPFFQCSVKNDSLEEPNPCAASGLKYSLAGDPRHGELSLLIRKVELSDNGTFFCRVEAENNVRWMANYLEEKTDLYVTAQPQIASLSVVNTPCSSAPWRLQCEAEGHPLPHIVWLSASGLLEDQDETWEYGPYQRISCIPYLEEEQVFTCRAENSWGHAERSFPEKTDHLMLILTICGVVVVMLSAGILVYCLKRNRGRWDSDSPADGGQELQPVYSDVSCSFSAQVDNGASTLQSEHIDTVYTYVKTPQ comes from the exons ATGTGGCAGCAGGCTCTGTGTTTCCCTCTCTCACTGATCCTCACAG TGACGGTGTCTGTTGGCTGGAAGATGAGGGTCTCTCCGGTGGTCACTGTCTCCAGAGGAGAAGACGCTGTCCTCACCTGCTCCCTCACAACTGGAAAAATGGGATATTCAGGGAAGATCACGGTGAAATGGATGGCCAGACAGACGAACACTCCTCCTTTCTTTCAGTGTTCGGTGAAAAATGACTCGCTGGAGGAACCGAATCCGTGTGCAGCTTCTGGGTTAAAATATTCCCTGGCCGGAGACCCTCGGCATGGGGAGCTGTCGCTGCTCATCAGGAAAGTGGAGCTGTCAGACAACGGCACTTTCTTCTGTCGAGTGGAGGCGGAGAACAATGTCAGGTGGATGGCAAATTATTTAGAAGAAAAGACAGATCTTTATGTTACAG CTCAGCCTCAGATCGCCAGCCTCTCCGTCGTGAACACCCCCTGCAGCAGCGCCCCCTGGAGGCTGCAGTGTGAAGCCGAAGGCCACCCGCTACCTCACATCGTGTGGCTGTCAGCCTCCGGGCTCCTGGAGGACCAGGATGAGACCTGGGAGTACGGACCGTACCAACGGATCAGCTGCATCCCGTacctggaggaggagcaggtgtTTACCTGCCGGGCGGAGAACAGCTGGGGTCATGCAGAGAGGAGCTTTCCAGAGAAGACTGATCATCTGATGCTCATTCTGACGATCTGTGGCGTCGTCGTGGTGATGCTGTCGGCTGGGATCCTGGTTTACTGCCTCA AGCGAAATCGTGGCCGGTGGGACTCAGACTCTCCGGCTGATGGAGGACAGGAGCTCCAGCCGGTTTACTCAGATGTCAGCTGCTCCTTCT CGGCACAGGTGGACAACGGGGCGTCCACTCTGCAGTCTGAGCATATAG ACACCGTGTACACTTACGTGAAAACCCCGCAGTGA
- the cmtm7 gene encoding CKLF-like MARVEL transmembrane domain-containing protein 7: MSHTVVTTTTTTVRSSGDSVLNMGYTQTIPGLLKMGQLLSLLISFLCVHCAHGWPNWYAFQFFEVVVLWFFFAFLIFFIMHLLRLQGRMPCINWPLTEFFHYSVGVVLIFIASIVAAVKSGGVSALVVASVFGFIATFLMAVNLWTSYSVACGPQAGASV, encoded by the exons ATGTCGCACACCGTCGTCACGACAACAACGACCACGGTTCGGTCTTCCGGTGACAGCGTCCTGAACATGGGCTACACCCAGACCATCCCGGGGCTGCTGAAGATGGGACAGCTG CTCTCCCTGCTCATCTCCTTCCTGTGCGTCCACTGCGCTCACGGATGGCCCAACTGGTACGCTTTCCAGTTCTTCGAGGTGGTGGTGCTGTGGTTCTTCTTCGCCttcctcatcttcttcatcatgCACCTGTTGAGGCTGCAGGGGAGGATGCCCTGCATCAACTGGCCGCTGACG GAGTTCTTCCATTACTCCGTGGGCGTCGTCCTCATCTTCATCGCCTCCATCGTCGCCGCCGTGAAGAGTGGTGGCGTTTCAGCGCTGGTGGTCGCATCG gtgtttggGTTCATAGCAACATTCCTGATGGCCGTTAATCTGTGGACATCTTACAGTGTGGCCTGCGGCCCCCAGGCTG gtGCATCAGTGTAG